DNA from Triticum aestivum cultivar Chinese Spring chromosome 7D, IWGSC CS RefSeq v2.1, whole genome shotgun sequence:
TTACTAGCAGGGCATGTTGTGTTAGGTCCATGATATCGATATATTGGGTTAGCTGACCTAGCTGTTAGATGATCCGTGCTCCTATTTCTTTTACTGTTCTTCTGTTTTACCTGCAATGCTTACAAGACCGTTGCTGGTAGAGTGGAAGTTTGTCTGTTTTATCATCTGTGTCGTACAGCTAGAGCACATAGTATAGCGAAAGTGCCATGTTTTGTCTTACATGGACATTATGATCAGCATACTTCTCCTCTCTCAGGTTGTAATCGTGCTAATTATACTCTCTTTGTCTTCTGCACCTTCTGCGATTGTGATTATATCATTTGATAGTATCATGCTGTATTTCAACTGTAGTACACAAACATGAAGCACAATTTTGCTAATCTCGAAAGAGACCGAACTTGTGCTGAAACGTGCCTCTAGTTACTACTTTCAATATTGTTCTGACAATAAAAGAACATCGTCCCTTCCCCATGCAGTTTGATGCTCTTGTTGCTGCCTTACCACTGTCATCTGAAGAGGATCAGTTGAAAAGAATTCAAGAACTTCAGGTATGTTTCGGTTTCACGGTATCAGTATCAGAGTAGTATGATCAGTGAACATAGGCTAACTTACCAAAATAATTACACAAGGAATTATGCAGCTGGCATTTCTGAATCAAAGGGCACTAACACCCTTTATTATGAAAAACTTGAAAACTAAAGCATCTGTTACACATAACATAAGAGAAAGCTAAAGAAGGATGCAGCAGCACCTCATTTATAGGAAAAGCACTCCCAACTATACAAGATTGTAACATGTAATTTGCAATTATACATCTGCTATTTTCACTTGGATGTGGTCTCATTGTATCTGTTAATGGCAGTTTAACATGTTTCAGTATATTATACTATCGTGCAAATGTTATGCTTTCTCCTGTTTGTTCTGCTTGTGCGTAGCATTTCATGTTAGACCTGTCCTCCTGAAAGATTTATCTCTGAAGACTAGTAATGAACGTTTGTGATTCTAAAAGTTAAACCAAAGAAAAGCAGATGCTTGATGTTACAAGTTTATTTATGACGTCTCATGGTACTTATTTTTAGGACAAAATTAGCTCTTCCTAACATGTTCCAGAAAATGGCCACCATTTGTCAGTACCTGATTACCCATCAGCAAATTATTATTTTATGGCTTGTCTTGGCAAATGCTAACCAGTGCATCGTCTAAGATCCACATTTACCTTGTTTTTGTCCTGCAATCAAATCATGTAAACTTGAAATTTGCAGGCAGAGAACGAAGTTGTGGGATTGGAGCTTCAGAAACAACTTGAAGCTGCTGGTAACATTTTTGAATTTTGCACTTCTTATCATGGTATAGCGGATTAACAGCTGATGTATTATATATCTTGTTCCTTTCACAGAACTGGAATTGCAAAGGGTTGAAGTGTTGTTTAATGAAGCTACAGACAACTGTATAAATTTGAAGAAGCCAGATTAGCAATTTAAGATTAGCAATTTATGCATGTAAGTTTGGATGGTATCCTTAGTCAGTATAATAGTAGTCTATCTAGTTATTGTGTTTTTAGCATGGGACTGTTTAGTGGGGACCAAATGAACGCTGAGCCCTTTGTAAAATTTACATTCAAGCTTTAGTTTTTGCAGTGTATCCTAAATATTGAAGGTACGGCTTTAGTTGACTCCCATTCAAACTTGTTTCATTTCAGGTAGCCGAAGCTGTGTTGGCGGAGACATGAATTTCCAGCATTCTGGTGTTTACTCTCTTGTACAAGCCTCTAAAATGTCTTGTACAAGCCTCTAAAATGtgttatatttgtttacagagggagtagttcctAATGTCTTGACAGTTTCCAACCTAGATTTGTCGACAGTAATGTTGTCTTGTTTTAACTTGCGTGCATTGATACTCCATGAGCACTTGCTGGATGAGTTATTAAAGTTCAGTGTTGTAACACCTATACCCTGAAATAGTTTAAAGAATCCGTCGCGTGGATTGGTCTGGTAACTTCGCTAGGGCAACTAAAATGATAATTCATTGTGAAAGAAGAAAAAAGCATAGGATGGACATCTCATGTTAACTCAAACACTGAAGCTATGCCTGATTCGAACAATGGCAGTTGTGATGGTGAAAAGAAACACACTAAATTTTCTAGGGGACAAACACATATATCCTAGAAACATCTTATTTTCTCGGCTTCAGTGAACCCCCTGGACTGGACTCATGCATACTTGCAAGTGCCTAGACCTGCAATGAAGGAAAGTAAGAAAGAAGCGGTCAGATgagcacaagagagagagagagagagagagagagagagagagagagagagagagagagagagatttgagaAACGGCGgcatgagatgagatgagatgagatgcgcGATGTATGCTTACTGGGGTCGGTGATGCTGATGATGCCGGTGGCGTTGAAGAAGCAGTTCCAGGTGTTCCTCCCCCTGGCCTGGTAGTAGGCGTTCATGGCCACCGACGCCCGCGACAGCAGCACGCCGCCGTTGTGCGCGGAGCAGCCCCCCGTGCCCTGGATCGCGCTGCAGTCGCTCTCGGAGCAGGCGAACTCCAGGTTGGCCCTCAGCGCCGCCTCGCCGGTCGAAGGCTTGGCCACGCACCACGTCTTGGCCGCCGCCTGCGGATCAGCCAACAGCAGCAAAACTATGAGTAACTGAAGAGCTGAAGAAGATAGATGCTGATAGGCGGTCAGGAGAGTGGCTCTCACCTGTTTCTGCTGAAAGCTTGGTGCCGCTGCCGCTGAAGGAATTCGCCACAGAACAATCGATCGATGTTAGAAACTATAAATAGATCGGAGACCAAGCAGTAAAGTACATCTGCAGAGAGATTTTGCCACGGAATTCGGAGATTGACGAGTGATTGTACCGTGAATGCAGTGCGTCAGTAGCACGAGAGCGGAGGCGAAGGCCATGAGTCTGACGGTGGTTGAACCTGAACCCATCTCTTTCTTGTGACCAAAAGAGAGGACGCAAGAAACTGTTTTCTCTATGCTATATGTGAGGATGCAGAGGAGAAGGCGATACGCAGAGGTCTGTGCTGCCGTCTTGTGAGCGACTGTTTCGTAGTTCATGCTCGCGGTGTGTGCGTGAATATATGCAGGCGAAGAAGAGGGGGAAGTCGAAGCAGAAAGGGTGTGCTGCAGAAGCGGTTCACCGCAAAAAGAAGGAAATAGCAAATCCAATTTATGCGCCACCATTGATTGCGGGTTCGCCGCATTTATATTTCGCCAAAACGCCTCCGTTTCTTCTGTTTCTCAGGGGACGGATCAGTCACGACCATGCTTTTACGGAGAAGGGACGCGAAAATATAAAAACGACAGCAAGCACGGTTAGAAAAAGCACTGCCATGTACGCCTGGTATCTCCACGACACGCCCGACAAACTCAGTTCTGTCAGTATACCGCTAGCAAGCTTGGAGATATAATTCTTTTTTAATATATTCCACTGTAAAAACTatattcggatgtatatagacgtattttaaagTATATATTCATtcatatatttaggaatggagggagtacttatcaGATATGCTAGTAAACTTCCAACAAGACTACCACAGTTAGGCCTTGTTTGGAACCGCTCCACTCCATCAAGTCCAGTATGAATCAGTTTCATTCAAGTTACAGCTCCATCAAAAAGCAGTTTACTGTGTTTTGTTTTCAACTAGCTCTACCTTCAAGAATCAGAAATTTTGGTGAAAAATATATATTTGGCTCGGTGGCGTGGGGGAATAAAACAGAGTATGCACTTATCGGTGACATCGGTGGGTAATCTCCACCCAACTCCatgagagcatctacagccgggcccCCATACCCCCAAACGCACGGACGGGAAATCACCACCCAACTGGGCGCCCCATATCCGCCACAAATGCCCGGACTGACAGGCACCTACCATTCCTAGGCCATATCTGGGGCAGATATGGGGATGCCCGGACGCGCCTGCCACGTCAGACTGACCGCTAGGGCCTGCGCCAATTCGCTCATATCCGCCCCTTGCCCGACCAGGCCTCTTCTCTTCTCTGTTGGCCCTCCTCCACACAGCCGCCACTGGAGTTCCGATGCTATTGGTGCTCCGCCGACATCCGTAACCGAGGGCTTCGCCCCCGGACGCCCCAACCCACACCCTGGCCGCAATCGGACAAGGTCGCCGCCACCGGATGCCGCCCCGATTTTTCATTCTTTTGGTCATTACTTCTAGGTCACCAATGCATTCGTCGTGGAATGATGGCTATGAAAATAATGATATTGATGACTTCATATTCAACGAGTTCACCACGTTCTCGGATTCGGATAATGAGGATGCTAAAatgatgatgagcatccaagaggagTTGGACAAGGCAGAGGAGCACGTCCTAAACTTCAAGGGTTCCATCAAGGTCCGGAGAGTTATTCCACGTGATAGGATTGTCGGTGCACGACTTCTGTACATGGATTACTTCACAACAGTCACAAAATTACTTTCTTTCGTCATCGCTACTGGATGAGCAGAAAGTTGTTCTTGCGGTTAGTGGAAGGCATGGAGAAGGTTGATGGCAACTTCAAGCTAAGGAAGGATTGTTGCGGAAACTTTCTTCTCTCTTCTGCAGGATGCTTGCTTATGGTAAAGTAGCAGATGCAATTGATGCAGAAATCCGGATAGGAAAGATCACGGTCCTAAACTCCATGGTGCAATTTGAACGCATTGTGGTGAAGTTGTTCGGACCCAAGCACCTGAGAGAGCCAACTGTAGAGGACACATAAAAATTGTTGGCAATTGGAGCATCGAGAGGATTCACATGTATGTTAGGTTcagttgattgcatgcattggcaatggaagaactgcccaaaaAGTTTGCGTAGGTAATACCAAGGTCACGTAAAGAAGCCACCATCATACTTGAAGCAGTGGCATCGTGGGACTTGtcgatttggcatgctttctttggcatGTCAGGTTCGTGCAATGACATCTCCAACGATCTCCTTTGTTCAAGAGACTGTGATGGGGAAGCTCCACCTTGCAACTATACCATCAATGGACACAACTACACCATAGGGTACTACCTtgccgatggtatctatcctcagtgggcaAGATTTGTGAAGACCATATCTAATCCTCAAGGCAACAAACAAACCCACTTTGCAACAACGCAAGAGGTATCCGGGAAGGATCTGGAGAGGGCTTTTGGAGTGCTCCAAGCTCATtggggcatatgcgctcgctgccaccattctcgtctaccactactgcctggcaacaaggccttgcgagcgtttcgccggGTTTGTCAACATCCTCTACTACAGGTTCACTGtgatggacaccaccaacgatgtaaaggtgcttaagaattcgggcatcgcctgcaagaatcttgtcgacatccagggctaATACAGGATCTTGGGCAGCAAGAAGCATgcgaaggactcactggttcacctcaccgaggccatcatcgttccctactacagagacatgaaggatgcCTGCAACGAGGATAGGcttgcctggcactcggcctggatggagaaattAGACGAAGATCACGTCGTGTACacgagctacgagatgtacaggcagatcattgacatgaggaagtgcctccttccctaaAACGGCGaaggatccagccggaagcagagcaatggcaagcgtcacaACAACAAGTAGATGATTTGATGATCGTTTCTcttagtttagtatgcatgtaattgtttaCTTAGGTGTGCAAACATTATCTGTAGTCAGTTATGTAATTGGATATTtattttggttatgcaatcatgttgttataagtatatatgttgttgttttgtaGACATCGCATAGATGTTGtgcagacagagcaaatcacatcgcatacCAACACACACAACTTATTAGCAggaaccgtctgtgttattatcggtcttcccacacaattCTGATAAATGACCTGTTTgctgggtatcacacacatcttgttaagccaAATTGTTTGTGTACTTTtggatcatcgcaaacagttcatcgaaGTGACATGTATGCCGTCTATCGCACACATCTTATCCTGGgtaatcgtttgtgttcttttggatcatcacaaacagttcatccgaggaTCTGTATGTCGtccatcacacacaccttgatctggttaaCCATTTTTGCTGTTTTGGCTCGTCGCAAACAGTTtgtatggatcaactatatgccatgattcgcacacgcaactctaatctgaatcgTGCTTGATGGATCAGCCATCGCACGTAGTTTGTTTtattgatgacagttttattaccaTACCGTTTGCGATTCATGCAGCACACACAGTTTGGTCGATTGATCTCGTGTGTCACGTTAGGGCCTTCTCGCAGTAGTGCATGCATACTGCACCACATCTCCTCCCTAGTCCACCATGAACTCAGGGaccttaaggaaatatgccctagaggcaataataaagttgttatttatatttccttatatcatgataaatgtttattattcatgctagaattatattaaccggaaacttgatacatgtgtgaacacatagacaaaacacagtgtccctagtatgcctctactagactagctcgttaattaaagatggttaagtttcctgaccatagacatgtgttgtcatttgatgaacgggatcacatcattaggagaatgatgtgatggacaagacccatccgttagcttagcattatgatcgttaagttttattgctattgctttcttcatgacttatatatatattcctttgactatgagactatgcaactcccgaataccggaggaacaccttgtgtgctatcaaacgtcacaacgtaactgggtgattataaagatgctctacaggtgtccccgaaggtgtttgttgggttggcatagatcgagattaggatttgtcactccgagtatcggagaggtatctctgggccctctcggtaatacacatcatgataagccttgcaagcaatgtgactaatgagttagttgcgggatgatgtattacggaacgagtaaagagacttgccggtaacgagattgaactaggtatgaatataccgacgatcgaatctcgggcaagtaacataccgatgacaaatggaatgacgtatgttgtcattgcggtttgaccgataaagatcttcgtagagtatgtaagaaccaatatgagcatccaggttctgctgttggttattgaccagagatgtgtctcggtcatgtctacatagttctcgaacccatagggtccgcacgcttaacgttcgatgacgatttgtattatgagttatgtgttttggtgaccgaagattgttcggagtcccggatgatatcacggacatgacgaggagtcttgaaatggtcgagaggtaaagattgatatattggacgatagtattcagacaccataagtgtttcagaatgtatcgggtacatatcggagaatcgagggggttaccggaaccccccgagggaaagatatgggccatatgggccataggagggacgcaaggcagcccacaaggggtgacGTGCGCCCCCcgcccatggggagtccgaattggactagggaagggggcggcccccctttccttctcctcctccctctccttccccctttccccttccggtaaaaggtaaaaaggggggccgaattggactaggggtccaagtgggactcctcccacttgcgtaggccagcctcctcccctctccctcctttatatacgggggcaggggtcacctctaaggcacatcaattgttcttagccgtgtgcagtggccccctccaccgtttactcctccggtcatattgtcatagtgcttaggcgaagcccagcgcggatcacttcaccatcaccgtcaccacgccgtcgtgctgacgaaactctccctcgacactttgctggatcaagagctcgagggacgtcattgagctgaatgcgtgcataactcgaaggtgccgtacgttcggtacttgatcggttgaatcgagaagacgttcgactacatcaaccacgttaaactaacgcttccgctttcggtctacgagggtacgtggacacactctccccctcttgtcgctatgcatctcctagatagatcttgcgtgatcgtaggaatttttttgaaattgcatgctacgttccccaacagtggcatccgagccaggtctatgtgtagatgatatgcacacgtagaacacaaagagttgtgggagatgatagtcatacttcttaccaccaacgtcttattttgattcggcggtattgttggatgaagcggcccggacaaaccttacatgaccacgttcatgagaccggttccaccgacagacatgcaacttgttttgcataaaggtggctggcgggtgtctatttctcaaagtttagttgaatcgaatttgactacggctggtccttgttgaaggttaaaacaacaaacttgacgaaacattgttgtggttttgatgcgtaggtaagaacagttcttactagaagctcgtagcagccacgtaaaacttgcaacaacaaagtagaggacatctaacttgtttttgcagggcatgttgtgatgtgatatggtcaagacatgatgtgatatacgttattgtatgagaggatcatgttttgtaaaagatatcggcaactggcaggagccttatggttgtcgctttattgtatgaaatgcaatcgccatgtaattgctttactttatcaatatgcgttagcgatagatgtagaagcaatagttggtgagacgacaacggcgctacaatggagatcaaggtgtcaagccggtgacgatggagatcatgacggtgctttggagatggagatcaaaggcacaagatgatgatggccatatcatgtcacatattttgattgcatgtgatgtttatcttttttgcatcttattttgcttagtatggcggtagcattataagatgatccctcactaaaatttcaaggtagaagtgttctccctgagtatgcaccgttgcgacagttcgtcgtgccgagacaccacgtgatgatcgggtgtgataagctctacgttcacatacaacgggtgcaagacagttttgcacgtgcggaatactcgggttaaacttgacgagcctagcatgtacagacatggcctcggaacactgagaccgaaaggtcgaacgtgaatcatatagtagatatgatcaacatagagatattcaccattgaaaactactccatctcacatgatgatgggacatggtttagttgatacggat
Protein-coding regions in this window:
- the LOC123168304 gene encoding major pollen allergen Ole e 10, whose translation is MNYETVAHKTAAQTSAYRLLLCILTYSIEKTVSCVLSFGHKKEMGSGSTTVRLMAFASALVLLTHCIHAAAAPSFQQKQAAAKTWCVAKPSTGEAALRANLEFACSESDCSAIQGTGGCSAHNGGVLLSRASVAMNAYYQARGRNTWNCFFNATGIISITDPSLGTCKYA